One window of the Haemorhous mexicanus isolate bHaeMex1 chromosome 15, bHaeMex1.pri, whole genome shotgun sequence genome contains the following:
- the UNC5A gene encoding LOW QUALITY PROTEIN: netrin receptor UNC5A (The sequence of the model RefSeq protein was modified relative to this genomic sequence to represent the inferred CDS: deleted 1 base in 1 codon) — MGARPPRRRAPPAAAAAAAAAAPGPLGALLAAALLAAAGAQQSATVANPAPGASSDLLPHFQLEPEDVYIVKNKAVSLACRATPATQIYFKCNGEWVHQGDHVTQHSTDRSTGLPVMEVRIEVTRQQVEKIFGLEEYWCQCVAWSSSGTTKSQKAFVRIAYLRKNFEQEPTAREVSIEQGIVLPCRPPEGIPPAEVEWLRNEELVDPELDANVYVTPEHSLVLRQARLADTANYTCVAKNIVARRRSASAAITVYVNGGWSTWTQWSGCSTSCGRGWQKRSRTCTNPTPLNGGAFCEGQNVQKTACTTLCPVDGAWSEWSKWSECGAECTHWRSRECSEPAPRNGGRDCHGPELDTRNCTSELCTHAAPGAEDVALYVGLVAVAVCLVLLLLVGVLVYCRKKGGLDADVADSSILTAGFQPVSIKPSKADNPSLLTIQPDLSTTTMTYQGSLCPRQDGPAKLQLPNGHLLSPLGAGRHTLHHSSPAAEGADFVARLSTQSYFRSLPRGTNNMAYGTFNFLGGRLMIPNTGISLLIPPDAIPRGKIYEVYLTLHKQEEVRLPLAGCQTLLSPIVSCGPPGVLLTRPAILAMGHCVEASAENWSIRLKKQSCEGTWEDVLQLGAEPCTELYYCQLEAQACYVFTEQLGRFALVGESLSMAASKRLKLVLFAPAACPSLEYNIRVYCLSDTQDVLKEVIQLEKQLGGQLIGAPRVLHFKDSYHNLRLSIHDMPSSLWKSKLLASYQEIPFYHIWSGLQPFLHCTFTLERLSTSTCELACKIWVWQVEGDGQSFTVNFNIAKDTRFSDWLVPDEVGTPALVGPSAFKIPFLIRQKIISSLDPPGTRGADWRTLAQKLNLDSHLSFFASKASPTAMILNLWEAQHFPNGNLSQLAAAVAEVGKQDGALFSEAEC, encoded by the exons ATGGGTgcgcggccgccccgccgccgggcc ccccccgccgccgccgccgccgctgccgccgccgcgccggggccgctcGGTGCCCTGCTCGCCGCTGCCCTGCTCGCCGCCGCCG GTGCTCAGCAAAGCGCGACCGTGGCCAACCCGGCACCTGGTGCATCCTCGGACCTGCTGCCACACTTCCAGCTGGAGCCAGAGGATGTCTACATTGTGAAGAACAAAGCAGTGAGCCTGGCCTGccgtgccacccctgccacgcAGATCTACTTCAAGTGCAATGGCGAGTGGGTGCACCAAGGTGACCATGTTACGCAGCACAGCACCGACCGCAGCACCG GGCTGCCAGTGATGGAAGTGCGCATCGAGGTCACCCGTCAGCAAGTAGAGAAGATCTTTGGGCTGGAGGAGTACTGGTGCCAGTGCGTGGCCTGGAGCTCCTCTGGCACCACCAAGAGCCAGAAGGCCTTCGTGCGCATCGCCT ATCTGCGCAAGAACTTCGAGCAGGAGCCAACAGCCAGGGAGGTCTCCATTGAGCAGGGCATCGTGCTGCCATGCCGCCCTCCCGAGGGCATCCCCCCCGCCGAG GTGGAGTGGCTGCGCAACGAGGAGCTGGTGGACCCAGAACTGGATGCCAACGTCTACGTGAcgccagagcacagcctggtgcTGCGTCAGGCCCGCCTGGCCGACACCGCCAACTACACCTGCGTGGCTAAAAACATCGTGGCCCGTCGCCGCAGCGCCTCTGCTGCCATCACTGTCTATG TGAACGGCGGCTGGTCAACGTGGACGCAGTGGTcaggctgcagcaccagctgtggACGGGGCTGGCAGAAGCGGAGCCGGACGTGCACCAACCCCACACCCCTCAATGGGGGTGCTTTCTGTGAGGGCCAAAACGTGCAGAAAACCGCCTGCAccaccctgtgcccag tggaCGGTGCCTGGTCGGAGTGGAGCAAATGGTCAGAGTGTGGGGCCGAATGCACCCACTGGCGCAGCCGTGAGTGCTCGGAGCCAGCGCCGCGCAACGGAGGCCGGGATTGTCATGGCCCCGAGCTGGACACCCGTAACTGCACCTCTGAGCTCTGCACCCACG CTGCCCCCGGAGCAGAGGATGTAGCACTGTACGTGGGGCTGGTGGCCGTGGCCgtgtgcctggtgctgctgctgctggtgggggtGCTGGTGTACTGCCGCAAGAAGGGGGGCCTGGACGCTGATGTGGCCGATTCCTCCATCCTCACCGCCGGCTTCCAGCCCGTCAGCATCAAACCCAGCAAGGCTG acaacCCCAGCCTGCTGACCATCCAGCCAGACCTCAGCACCACCACCATGACCTACCAGGGCTCACTCTGCCCACGCCAGGATGGCCCTGCCAAGCTCCAGCTGCCCAATGGGCACCTGCTGAGCCCGCTGGGTGCTGGACGGCACACGCTACACCACAGCTCGCCCGCCGCCGAGGGTGCTGACTTCGTGGCCCGGCTCTCCACACAGAGCTACTTCCGCTCCCTGCCCCGCGGCACCAACAACATGGCCTATGGCACCTTCAACTTCCTGGGGGGACGGCTCATGATCCCCAACACAG GGATCAGCCTGCTCATCCCACCCGATGCCATCCCACGGGGGAAGATCTATGAGGTCTACCTGACCCTGCAcaagcaggaggaggtgag GCTGCCTCTGGCTGGCTGCCAGACACTGCTGAGCCCCATCGTCAGCTGTGGCCCCCCCGGGGTCCTCCTCACCCGCCCCGCCATCCTCGCCATGGGGCACTGCGTGGAAGCCAGTGCTGAGAACTGGAGCATCCGGCTGAAGAAGCAGTCATGTGAGGGCACGTGGGAG GAcgtgctgcagctgggtgctGAGCCATGCACAGAGCTGTACTACTGCCAGCTGGAAGCGCAGGCTTGCTACGTGTTCACGGAGCAGCTGGGGCGCTTTGCCCTGGTCGGGGAGTCCCTCAGCATGGCGGCCTCCAAGCGCCTCAAGCTGGTCCTGTTCGCGCCGGCCGCCTGCCCCTCACTCGAGTACAACATCCGTGTCTACTGCCTCAGTGACACCCAGGATGTCCTCAAG GAGGTGATccagctggagaagcagctgggagggcagcTGATCGGAGCCCCCCGGGTGCTGCACTTCAAGGACAGCTACCACAACCTGCGCCTCTCCATCCACGAtatgcccagctccctctggaagAGCAAGCTCCTCGCCAGCTACCAG GAGATCCCCTTCTACCACATCTGGAGCGggctgcagcccttcctgcacTGCACCTTCACCCTGGAGCGCCTGAGCACCAGCACCTGTGAGCTGGCCTGCAAGATCTGGGTCTGGCAGGTGGAGGGAGACGGGCAGAGCTTCACCGTCAACTTCAACATCGCCAAG GACACAAGGTTTTCAGACTGGCTGGTCCCCGACGAGGTGGGCACCCCGGCTCTGGTGGGCCCCAGTGCCTTCAAGATCCCCTTCCTCATCCGCCAAAAGATCATCAGCAGCCTGGACCCACCGGGCACACGGGGAGCCGACTGGAGGACACTGGCACAAAAGCTCAATCTTGACAG CCATCTCAGCTTCTTCGCCTCGAaggccagccccacagccatgATTCTCAACTTGTGGGAAGCACAGCACTTCCCCAATGGCAACCTCTCCCAGCTGGCTGCCGCCGTGGCCGAGGTTGGAAAGCAGGACGGTGCCCTCTTCTCGGAGGCTGAGTGCTGA